The following proteins come from a genomic window of Campylobacteraceae bacterium:
- a CDS encoding AEC family transporter, with translation MEALTSVATIYLLIVIGFLLKKIFKDEIHEKSFVLLSLYFLQPILVFWGLTREKLDFDFFISPLIYFSAIFIVLLMALIYVRFVFNNSNDKALFLASALVGNTGNLGIPLGIALFGVSSVPYTSILNIANIFFIFIFSVYFLAGEKFSLIKSLKNIFKIPAITVTFFAILFNYFDFTLNMHFDKVFTMAAYTAIVMQLIVFGIFMSQISIKKANWKLSLNVVLFKHIILPLVGLIGLVYFEVEPFLASIIFLELMVPLAINNVNLASLFNRNPIDATFSILVSTIVFVALIYVYLLIINHFFKVV, from the coding sequence ATCGAAGCTCTTACTTCTGTTGCCACTATCTATTTATTAATAGTTATTGGTTTTTTACTTAAAAAAATTTTTAAAGATGAAATTCACGAAAAAAGTTTTGTTTTATTAAGTTTATATTTTTTACAACCTATTCTAGTTTTTTGGGGATTAACCAGAGAAAAACTAGACTTCGATTTTTTCATTTCTCCCTTGATATATTTTTCTGCTATTTTTATAGTACTTTTAATGGCATTGATTTATGTGCGTTTTGTATTTAATAATAGCAATGATAAAGCACTTTTTTTAGCCTCAGCTCTTGTTGGAAATACTGGGAACTTAGGAATTCCTTTAGGTATTGCTTTATTTGGGGTTTCATCTGTTCCTTATACTTCAATATTAAATATAGCAAATATATTTTTCATTTTTATTTTTTCTGTATATTTTTTAGCTGGAGAGAAATTCTCTCTTATAAAATCTTTAAAAAATATTTTTAAAATTCCTGCAATAACAGTTACTTTTTTTGCTATTTTATTTAATTATTTTGATTTTACACTTAATATGCATTTTGATAAAGTTTTTACAATGGCCGCATATACTGCTATTGTTATGCAATTAATTGTTTTTGGTATTTTTATGAGCCAAATTTCAATCAAAAAAGCAAATTGGAAATTAAGTCTTAATGTTGTTTTATTCAAACATATTATTTTACCACTAGTAGGTCTTATTGGTTTGGTTTATTTTGAAGTAGAACCTTTTCTTGCTTCTATAATTTTCTTGGAATTAATGGTACCTTTGGCTATTAACAATGTTAATTTGGCTTCTTTGTTTAACAGAAATCCTATAGATGCAACCTTTAGTATTTTAGTAAGTACAATCGTTTTTGTAGCCCTTATTTATGTTTATCTATTAATCATAAATCATTTTTTTAAAGTTGTATAA